A segment of the Caretta caretta isolate rCarCar2 chromosome 13, rCarCar1.hap1, whole genome shotgun sequence genome:
ACTCCCAGGCTCCGGGGAAGCCATGTGCAGCCCCTGCTGCCCAGCCAGGCTGAGCACTCTGCCCGGGTACAGGGGCAGTGCCAAGGAGCCATGGAGAACTCCCGCTCCCAGCTCCGCAGAGCCAGGGCCCCACGCTCAGGTCCATCTTGGCCCAGAGAGAGGCCCCGCATCCCAGAACCCTTCTCACCTTGGTAGAGGAAGACATTGTGGGCATTGAGGGGCACGCCGGCGAAGGTGTCATCAGTGAGACGTGGGTAGCCCTTATCCACCTTCTGGACTTTCACGTccagcctgtggggagaagagcagCGCTGGATCAGGCGCCCACAGACCCAGACGTGGGGCCCTGCCCATGTGGGCCTCTGTCATAGGGGCAGGAAACGAGCTAATTTCCTGAACCCAATTGCCACCCCCGTCCCCGTCAGCTAAGCATCAACTTCAACCCGTGCCCAGCCCCCCGTCCCCATTGGCCCAGCATCCACCCTGCCCTGGTCGCCACCCTTGTCCCGGCCGGCCAACACCGGCCTCATGCTCCGGGGCGCGTCCTCACCTCCAGTACTTCTCCCCACTGAAGAGCAACACCTTGCCGCGCCCCCGCTGCAGGGCCCCCGAGATCCGCTCTGCCTCCTTGCCGATGCCCAGCTTCTCGATCCCGCGGGGGCCCACCACGCTGCTGCCCGTGTACACCCAGAAACGCCGACCTGCCACAGTGACATGGTGCTAGCACGACAGCCCCAGCCGCGGGAGAACGTGCGCCCACACAGCCCACGGCAGGGCGCCCGCCCACACAGGGGCACCGCGGTCCAGCAAGCCCCCCGCGGGAGCAGAGTGGCAGGGCACggagctgcagccctggctaGGGAAGGACCAGTCCCTCAGCCGGTCACTACGAGACTGGCCACTGGGCCCCTCACCCAGCTCCAGGGCGCCCAGGGCTCTAGTGACCAGCTCGGCCCCGTCCCATGCTGCTTGGTGGCCCCCAGAGAGAGGTGCTAGGACAGACTTTGGCACGGGTGGCCCACCCCATGCAGCAGCCAGCCCCGAGTGGCCCCCAGGCTTGCGGCAGGGCAGCGTGAATGTGGGTAAGCTGGGACAAGAACCCAGCACCAGTGCAGCAGGAGCCAGGCCTGGCCCCCAGCGAGGGACACCCAGGGCACCAGGGAGTGGGTCTCTATGGGGCCGGGAGATCCTGGCAAGCTGGGCAGGTCCCAATCCTCACCCGAGAAGAAGAAGAGCTTCTTGGTGAGCACGTCCTGGAAGGCAGCGTCGATGGGGGCTGGAAGGGCTGGCCACGTGGCCTTGATCCGGAATGGGCCCTGAATCGCCCTCTTCTGGGACATGGAGCTTTTCCAGTAATTCCTGAGGGTGCAAGATCCCAGCGTCATGCCGGCAGCATGGGGGGTGAACCCCAGTGTCCCTCCGCCCCCCAGAAACCCCTGTCAAGCTTGGCCCTGCTGCAGCAGacttgggggggggtcacactctaGGGGCGAGGGGGCCCCCACCAGCTCCCTTCAtcagcagagggctgggagcgGCTCCGCTGGGAGCAGGGGCGACTCCAGGATTAAATGCCCATGTAGATACCAAGGTCTGGGCTCCCCTCATccttgtgccccccacccccactgccgcCACCACTGGGCACAGGGTGCAGGGCTCACTCACCCGCTCTTGAAGAAATGCAGCTCCCCATTGATCTTGGTGATGGCGTCGAAGGAATTCACTTTGCAGGCATCATTGCTGGGGTCCACAGGGCTGGGCTCAGTTGGCAAGGGGGAGTCGTCAGGCTCGGCCGTGGTTGTGGTATCCTCGGCTTGTGTGGTTGCCTGGTCAGGGATGTCTGGCGCCTGCGTCGTTGGTGCTGGGGGCTTGGGACCAGAGCCACGGCCTGGGAGACGGGAAGCAACATGAGGCCAAAGCCGCAGGAGAAGGGCCCGTCTGCTGGCGGGCGATACAGGGGCCCCAGCAGGGCAGACCGGCGCAGCTGGGACAGGTGCACGCAGGTTGTGAGCCAGAGGCCCCGGCCCCTGGTGCCACCACGTGGGTcacgctgccagcgctctgggcttGGAACAAGCCTGTCTGGAGCAGTGGGGAGCTTGACGGGCTCCCATTGTGTGCCCTGGCACTCAATTCCTGCAGTTGGCGCCACCCTGGACAGGGAAGCGCCGGGGGAGATTTCAGAGACCCAGGCACGGCTCTCGAGCATGGGCTGCAGCCCGCCATGCATCCACACTCCCCTCTCGCCCGACAGGGAGGCATCCCTGCTACGCTGGCATGCAGCAGTCAGGGTTGCCATAGAAACTGGCATCTCCATGGACACTGATGGAAACGCTGAGCCAGTGACATGTTCAAGTCGGGGCCATTTCTCTTTCCAGGATCCACGCCgtggctctgccctgccctgccccccacccctgcctgtgCCCGGGCTCAGGGCAGCTGCTCACCGTAGAGGAATTGGATGCCGCTGACATCGTCTGGGTGCAGGTGGAAGTCCTTGATGTAGCTGTACATGGGGTACATCAAGGCCTCGCGGACACTCGAGTGGTCCAGGCCCAGAGAATGGCCAAACTCATGGGCAGCAACCAGGAAGAGGCTGTAACCTGAAACCCCAGAACAGCTGTCAGGGCCCAGGCAGACTGCCCGGCCCCGGGGGTCTGATGCCCACCCCCGCAGCCGCCAGCCACCCGCACTGGCCCCTGGGATCTGACAACTGGCCCAGCCTTCCCGCACTGGTCCTGGGGGTCTGATGCCCCCCACCAGCCAGCCCCGCCTCGCCCTGGGGGTACAATACCGCCCCCCGCCAGTCCCGCCCGACCCTGGTGGTCCGATGCCCCCCACCAGCCAGCCCTGCCTAGCCCTGGGGGTACAATACCGCCCCCCGCCAGTCCCGCCCGACCCTGGTGGTCCGATGCCCCCCACCAGCCAGCCCCGCCTCGCCCCGGGGGTACAATACCGCCCCCCGCCAGTCCCGCCCGACCCTGGGGGTCTGATGCCCCCCACCAGCCAGCCCTACATTGCAGCCCAGAGAGCCCTGACCAGCCGCAAGCACATGCCCCAGGGGGctgaggtgcagcagcagcaggtggcctGAGGCCAGGGGCCGTGACTGCTTCCTGGAAAGGGCCCAGCGCGGGGCACAGGGAGCGGCTGTGCCGTGGCCGGGGGCACAGGGAGCGGCTGTGCCGTGGCCAGGGAGCGGCTGTgccgggggcagagggagcggctgtgccgggggcagagggagcggctgtgccgtggccgggggcagagggagcggctgtgccgtggccgggggcagagggagcggctgtgccgtggccgggggcagagggagcggctgtgccgtggccgggggcagagggagcggctgtgccgtggccgggggcagagggagcgGCTGTGCCGTGGCCGGGGGCGGCTGTGCCGTGGCCAGGGAGCGGCTGTACCGTGGCCAGGGGCACAGGGAGCGGCTGTGCCGTGGCCAGGGGGCGGCTGTGCCGTGGCCAGGGGGCGGCTGTGCCGTGGCCAGGGGCACAGGGAGCGGCTGTGCCGTGGCCGGGGAGCGGCTGTGCCgtggctgggggcacagggagcGGCTGTGCCGTGGCCGGGGAGCGGCTGTGCCGTGGCCGGGGGCACAGGGAGCGGCTGTACCGTGGCCGGGGGGCGGCTGTGCCGTGGCCGGGGAGCGGCTGTGCCGTGGCCAGGGGCACAGGGAGCGGCTGTGCCGTGGCCGGGGGGCGGCTGTGCCGTGGCCGGGGGGCGGCTGTGCCGTGGCCGGGGGGCGGCTGTGCCGTGGCCGGGGGGCGGCTGTGCCGTGGCCGGGGGCACAGGGAGCGGCTGTGCCGTGGCCGGGGAGCGGCTGTGCCGTggccgggggcagagggagcgGCTGTGCCGTGGCCGGGGAGCGGCTGTGCCGTGGCCGGGGGGCGGCTGTGCCGTGGCCGGGGGGCGGCTGTGCCGTGGCCGGGGGGCGGCTGTGCCGTGGCCGGGGGGCGGCTGTGCCGTGGCCGGGGGGCGGCTGTGCCGTGGCCGGGGGGCGGCTGTGCCGTGGCCGGGGGGCGGCTGTGCCGTGGCCGGGGGGCGGCTGTGCCGTGGCCGGGGAGCGGCTGTGCCGTGGCCGGGGGCACAGGGAGCGGCTGTGCCGTggccgggggcagagggagcgGCTGTGCCGTGGCCGGGGGGCGGCTGTGCCGTGGCCGGGGGGCGGCTGTGCCGTGGCCGGGGAGCGGCTGTGCCGTGGCCGGGGAGCGGCTGTGCCGTGGCCGGGGGGCGGCTGTGCCGTGGCCGGGGGCACAGGGAGCGGCTGTACCGTGGTCGGGACAGAAGCCCCATTTGTAGTCGGTGTCGTAGTTACTGGTGGTGGAACACCAGAGCTTCCCGTCCTGCCGCCCCTCGCTGGTGCACGCTCTGTAGGCCTGGCCCAGGAAGGTGAACGGGAACACGCACGGCTCGCCCTGGGAGTTCCCGCCAATCACAGCCGTGTCTGCAGCACAAAACCAGCCGGGTGAGCAAGATTCCAGCCCCCTGGCGGGGGGCAGCACCCCATGGCTGCTTGGGCCCCTCTGAACAAGGAGACATCCGCTGGGGCAGCTGCCACTGCAAACACAGACTCTCTGGGGGCCCCACAGCGCAGGGGACACAGATAAGGGGAGGGCAGCAAGGGCCGGGCTTCTGAGGAGTCTGGTGCTAGCCCAGCTCAGGCACCGGCCCCACCTCACGCCCAAATGGTCCTGGGCAAAGAGGCCAACCCCAGCAAGTGCCAAGGTGCACGCGCCAGGCGTGAGTGCGCTGCGGGCTCCCAAATTCAGCCCCCTCTCAGGCTCTCTCTGCAATTGGCCAGGGCTGCGCGCAGCCGGGGCGGAGGATGCCGGGGATTCGTTCCCACGGAGCCAGCTGGGGCTGCACGCTGGGCAGGAGTGCTGACAGCCCAAAGCAGAGGGCGGGGCAGGGCCCAGATAAGCAGCAGAGCCATCCAGGTTCCAGTGCTGGAAGGGGCCCCTGGGGCAGATGGGGACTGCGCCCCGCTGCAGCCCCCCCGGGGTGCCCAAGGGAAGAGACTCCTGCAGAGCGCGGCAGGGCCGTGGGAGGTGCTGTGCTGTAAGTGGCCACCCCATCAGCTGACCCGGCTGTTGCCTGAACAgtcccaccctgcaccccaggaGCCCAGTACCTCTGTTGGGGCAGAACCCGTATTTCTTGTCCTGGTCGAAGCTGGCGGTGGTGGCGCACCAGCGGTAGCCGTCAGAGCGCCCAGCGGTGGTGCAGGCATCATAGGACTTCCCCTCGAAGACGAAGGGGAAGACGCACTTGGCCCCGTCGCTGTTGCCGTCGTAGGTGTAGAGAACTACCCGAGGGAAACAGAGAGCGCTGCAATGTCTCCGCCAGGCAGCGGCCTCTGGACTCACAGCAACCCCCCGCAGTGCCGGGGAACCTGCCACCTGCCCGCGATACCCTCCCTGCCCGGGGCCCCGCCCCAGGGCTGCCCCGATACTCACGCTCGCTGGGGCAGAAGCCGTAGACCTTGTCCCTGTCGTAGTCGGGGGTGGTGGCGCACCAGGGCAGCCCGTCAGAGCGCCCCTCCGAGGTGCAGGTGGAGTAGGACTGTCCTTCGAAGGTGAAGGGGAAGTGG
Coding sequences within it:
- the MMP9 gene encoding matrix metalloproteinase-9, translated to MGLTLLAPLAMGLLALSCWAAPLHSKPQAVISFPGELVSNVTDLQLAERYLLRFGYVEAEGQTRSRQMSLGKALRRMQKQLGLEETGELDANTLDAMRAPRCGVPDVGSFLTFEGDLKWDHNDLTYRVLNYSPDLDASVIDDAFARAFKVWSDVTPLTFTRLQSGEADIMIQFGVQEHGDGYPFDGKDGLLAHAFPPGKGVQGDAHFDDDEFWTLGTGIVVKTSYGNANGAACHFPFTFEGQSYSTCTSEGRSDGLPWCATTPDYDRDKVYGFCPSELLYTYDGNSDGAKCVFPFVFEGKSYDACTTAGRSDGYRWCATTASFDQDKKYGFCPNRDTAVIGGNSQGEPCVFPFTFLGQAYRACTSEGRQDGKLWCSTTSNYDTDYKWGFCPDHGYSLFLVAAHEFGHSLGLDHSSVREALMYPMYSYIKDFHLHPDDVSGIQFLYGRGSGPKPPAPTTQAPDIPDQATTQAEDTTTTAEPDDSPLPTEPSPVDPSNDACKVNSFDAITKINGELHFFKSGNYWKSSMSQKRAIQGPFRIKATWPALPAPIDAAFQDVLTKKLFFFSGRRFWVYTGSSVVGPRGIEKLGIGKEAERISGALQRGRGKVLLFSGEKYWRLDVKVQKVDKGYPRLTDDTFAGVPLNAHNVFLYQGKYHFCQDRFYWRMTPRYQVEQVGYVKYDILNCPE